From candidate division TA06 bacterium, the proteins below share one genomic window:
- a CDS encoding HEAT repeat domain-containing protein produces MAMFALTQPNVIKLKAMRNIGGLARALKYRADSGVRADAAQALGELRNRLAIPPLVGALRDENRLVRKNAAQALGKIGGSSALEPLVEALNDEDCFVQAKAAAALGKMGDRRAIDPLLRFIHDVKHEYVRETARAAVNAIKMQLTFV; encoded by the coding sequence ATGGCCATGTTTGCACTAACCCAACCGAATGTGATCAAGCTAAAGGCTATGAGGAATATTGGGGGCCTGGCAAGAGCCTTGAAATATAGGGCCGACTCAGGTGTTCGGGCGGACGCTGCTCAGGCTCTTGGAGAGCTCCGAAACAGGTTGGCTATACCCCCTCTCGTTGGAGCGCTCAGGGATGAGAACAGATTGGTCCGAAAGAACGCTGCTCAGGCTCTCGGCAAGATAGGGGGCAGCAGCGCGCTGGAACCTCTCGTTGAGGCCCTGAATGATGAAGATTGCTTTGTTCAAGCGAAGGCAGCGGCAGCTCTTGGAAAGATGGGAGACAGAAGGGCGATAGATCCCCTCCTTCGTTTCATTCACGATGTCAAACATGAGTATGTTCGAGAAACAGCACGTGCGGCAGTCAACGCGATAAAGATGCAACTGACATTCGTATGA
- a CDS encoding HEAT repeat domain-containing protein → MALFAPIEPNVVRLKAARNVKALIKALKYVNSSDVRKGAAAGLGELKDETAVDPLIEALKDEDKYVRKNAAEALGKIGDRRAMEPLIEALEDEDWFVQEKAAAALGKIGDKRAVDPLLRFIRDLKHEHFRGTARAALHLIKLRQQLR, encoded by the coding sequence ATGGCCTTATTCGCGCCAATCGAGCCCAATGTGGTTAGGCTAAAAGCTGCGAGGAATGTGAAGGCTCTGATAAAAGCCTTGAAGTACGTGAATAGCTCGGATGTCAGAAAGGGTGCAGCAGCTGGATTGGGAGAGCTGAAGGACGAGACAGCGGTAGATCCTCTTATTGAAGCGCTTAAGGATGAAGACAAATATGTTCGAAAGAATGCGGCGGAGGCTCTCGGCAAGATAGGGGACAGAAGAGCAATGGAGCCTCTCATTGAAGCCCTGGAGGACGAAGACTGGTTTGTTCAAGAGAAGGCGGCAGCAGCGCTTGGAAAGATAGGAGACAAAAGAGCAGTAGATCCTCTCCTTCGGTTCATTCGAGATTTAAAACATGAGCATTTCAGGGGGACTGCACGTGCCGCGCTGCATTTGATAAAGCTCAGGCAGCAACTCCGATAA
- a CDS encoding radical SAM protein, translated as MTGLHFLLSYMCNLECDHCFVYSAPSAKGTFTLKQIRDVLGEAVKIGTIEWIYFEGGEPFLFYPIMVEGIKLSRDMGFKTGVVTNAYYATSKEDAEIWLKPLCEMGISALSVSDDSYHSEDEKDNAAKRVSAAAKRLGMPVNSICIEKPTVETTTEKEEDKGAPVIGGGAKFRGRAVEKLLEGLPRRRWEEFTECPDEDLKEPKRVHLDSYGNVHLCQGLSMGNMWKTPLSVLVKNYDADSHPICGPLVRGGPALLAKECGIDHHDEYVDACHLCYLTRLAMIDKFPEYLAPRQVYGLE; from the coding sequence TTGACAGGGCTGCATTTTCTTCTGAGCTATATGTGCAATCTGGAGTGTGATCACTGTTTTGTGTACAGTGCCCCAAGTGCCAAAGGCACCTTCACGCTGAAGCAAATACGCGATGTTCTTGGTGAAGCAGTTAAGATTGGGACAATAGAGTGGATATACTTCGAAGGTGGGGAGCCGTTCTTATTCTACCCCATAATGGTTGAAGGCATCAAGCTCTCTCGGGACATGGGATTCAAAACTGGTGTTGTGACTAACGCCTATTATGCAACCTCCAAGGAAGATGCAGAGATCTGGCTGAAACCTCTTTGTGAAATGGGAATATCTGCTCTCAGCGTGAGTGACGATTCATATCACAGTGAAGACGAAAAAGACAATGCTGCCAAACGAGTTTCAGCTGCGGCAAAAAGGTTGGGCATGCCCGTGAATTCGATTTGCATTGAGAAACCTACGGTTGAAACAACTACGGAGAAGGAGGAAGATAAGGGAGCACCGGTCATCGGAGGTGGTGCGAAGTTCAGAGGAAGAGCAGTTGAGAAACTGCTGGAGGGACTTCCCAGAAGGCGGTGGGAGGAATTCACAGAGTGTCCGGATGAAGACCTAAAGGAACCCAAAAGAGTGCATCTCGACTCATACGGTAATGTTCATCTGTGTCAGGGACTGAGTATGGGTAATATGTGGAAGACTCCCCTGTCAGTGTTAGTGAAAAACTATGATGCTGATTCACACCCAATATGCGGCCCCTTGGTGAGAGGTGGGCCTGCACTTCTGGCTAAGGAGTGTGGTATCGACCACCATGACGAGTATGTTGATGCCTGCCATCTCTGCTATCTCACTCGCCTGGCCATGATAGATAAGTTTCCAGAATACCTTGCACCGAGACAAGTATATGGGCTTGAATAG
- a CDS encoding S9 family peptidase, translating into MFVSDGHVFSYEGRKEQGNLVIEGIPGIPQRIIERSFQYQNTRSASVRDWNPTGGGMLISARFGETSQFHYIEKPGGARRQITFFSDPVGGAAMCPDPSRQGFLYTKDVGGKELYQIFYFDLDNGKYTMLTDGTSKNGGMRWSNKGDRFVYRSTKRNGRDWDLYLSSMNSPHKAKLIFEGEGWWSAGDWSPDDKLLLIHKYVSVNESYYYILDIASGRIRQINPTDEKVAYGSARWAKNGKGIFITSDEGSEFRQLQCYDLGTNEVSDLTAEIPWDVKAIEMSRERDKLAFSTNEGGITKLYLLDTSTKKYKQIPGIPLGQVYALNFHPDGIRLALVINTPQRPGDIYVLHLEDNSLVRWTHSEVGGLNTDSFVVPKLVHYETFDKVDGKSRMIPTFYYKPQKGKGPYPVVVSIHGGPEGQYVPYFSPTAQYYVNELGVAVLAPNVRGSSGYGKNFLKLDNAYKRENSVKDIGKLLDWIEDQPELDASRVAVVGGSYGGYMVLASMTHYDGRIKCGIDVFGISNFVTFLERTGEYRRDLRRVEYGDERDPQMREFLVGISPTTNAHRITKPMFIVQGLNDPRVPVTESEQIVSAIRKNGGVVWYLLAKDEGHGFSKKSNRDYYKNAVFLFLEKYLLQ; encoded by the coding sequence ATGTTTGTTTCGGACGGTCATGTTTTTTCTTATGAGGGCCGGAAGGAACAAGGAAATCTTGTTATCGAAGGGATTCCTGGGATTCCACAAAGGATTATAGAACGGAGTTTTCAGTATCAGAACACTCGCTCGGCCTCTGTGCGTGATTGGAATCCTACCGGCGGTGGCATGCTGATTTCTGCGCGCTTTGGCGAAACAAGCCAGTTTCACTACATAGAGAAACCAGGCGGTGCGCGGAGGCAGATCACATTCTTTTCAGATCCGGTCGGCGGCGCTGCGATGTGTCCGGATCCTTCCAGACAGGGATTTCTTTACACCAAGGACGTGGGAGGAAAAGAGCTCTATCAGATCTTCTATTTCGATCTCGACAATGGGAAATACACGATGCTGACAGATGGCACATCCAAGAACGGGGGGATGCGCTGGTCCAATAAAGGGGACAGATTCGTCTACCGCAGCACGAAACGGAATGGCCGTGATTGGGACCTGTACCTGAGCAGTATGAATAGCCCGCACAAGGCGAAACTAATCTTTGAAGGCGAAGGGTGGTGGAGTGCGGGAGATTGGTCGCCGGATGACAAGCTTTTGCTAATCCACAAATATGTCTCGGTTAACGAGTCTTACTACTACATACTTGATATCGCATCCGGCAGGATCAGACAGATCAACCCAACTGACGAGAAAGTTGCGTATGGATCCGCTCGTTGGGCAAAGAATGGCAAGGGGATTTTCATTACATCGGATGAAGGGAGTGAATTCCGGCAGTTGCAGTGCTATGACCTTGGTACGAATGAGGTTAGCGATTTGACAGCAGAGATTCCCTGGGATGTAAAGGCAATTGAGATGTCCCGAGAGCGAGACAAGCTGGCATTCTCAACGAACGAGGGTGGTATCACCAAGCTCTATCTCCTCGATACGAGTACTAAGAAATACAAGCAGATTCCGGGCATTCCCCTTGGACAGGTCTATGCGTTAAACTTTCATCCTGATGGGATTCGATTGGCGTTAGTCATCAACACGCCCCAGAGACCAGGTGATATCTATGTACTTCATCTTGAAGACAATTCGCTTGTCCGTTGGACGCACAGTGAGGTTGGTGGGCTCAACACAGATTCATTTGTGGTGCCCAAGTTGGTCCATTATGAGACGTTCGACAAGGTTGATGGCAAGTCTCGTATGATTCCAACGTTTTACTACAAACCACAGAAGGGGAAGGGCCCGTACCCTGTCGTCGTTAGCATACATGGAGGACCTGAAGGCCAATACGTTCCATACTTCTCTCCCACAGCGCAGTACTATGTTAACGAGTTAGGGGTAGCCGTGCTTGCCCCGAATGTACGTGGTTCTTCCGGCTACGGAAAGAACTTTCTCAAGCTCGACAATGCCTACAAGCGAGAAAATTCCGTCAAAGACATCGGCAAACTCCTGGATTGGATTGAAGATCAGCCGGAGCTTGATGCTTCACGAGTCGCGGTTGTCGGCGGTTCTTACGGAGGATATATGGTTCTTGCTTCCATGACTCACTATGATGGCCGGATCAAATGCGGCATAGATGTCTTCGGGATCAGTAACTTCGTGACGTTCCTTGAACGCACCGGTGAGTACAGGCGGGACCTCCGGAGAGTCGAATATGGGGATGAACGGGATCCCCAGATGCGCGAATTCTTGGTAGGCATCTCACCAACAACGAATGCTCACAGGATAACCAAACCAATGTTCATTGTGCAGGGTCTGAACGATCCGAGGGTGCCAGTAACCGAATCAGAGCAAATCGTTTCGGCCATCCGGAAGAATGGAGGCGTCGTGTGGTATCTGCTGGCCAAGGATGAGGGGCACGGATTCAGCAAAAAGAGTAACCGCGATTACTACAAGAATGCCGTTTTCCTGTTTCTTGAGAAATATCTGTTGCAATAA
- a CDS encoding HIT family protein has translation MAERMHECVFCKDIAARFERKRPQWIADLQVSTAIVCSNQICRGYTILIYNKAHHTELFQLERENQVAYMEDLSKVARAIYDVYRPHKMNYELLGNVVPHLHWHIIPRREADPIELHWPIWGKDYTEVRLADSEYREIVRQIRAHLL, from the coding sequence ATGGCAGAAAGGATGCACGAATGCGTGTTTTGCAAGGATATTGCCGCAAGATTTGAAAGAAAACGCCCCCAGTGGATAGCTGACTTGCAGGTTTCAACCGCAATTGTGTGTAGCAATCAAATATGTCGAGGTTATACCATTCTCATTTACAATAAGGCGCATCATACAGAACTATTTCAGCTCGAGAGGGAGAACCAGGTAGCATACATGGAAGACTTAAGCAAAGTAGCAAGGGCCATATATGATGTTTATCGTCCCCATAAGATGAACTATGAACTCTTGGGCAATGTTGTGCCTCATTTGCACTGGCATATTATTCCTCGTCGAGAAGCAGATCCGATTGAACTGCATTGGCCCATCTGGGGCAAAGATTACACTGAAGTCAGGCTGGCAGACAGCGAGTACCGTGAGATAGTCAGGCAGATAAGAGCACATCTTTTGTAA
- a CDS encoding class I SAM-dependent methyltransferase yields MGNANGTEDEGMNKFGGYDDPLFAELYDFTPPYNARPDIDFYLNLAGSIEGKILELGCGTGRILIPSAVAGCRIVGLDNSEFMVARCREKLQSQPKEVQGRVQLVNGSMTDFELGKMFALVTAPFRAFQHLISIEEQLSCLRCVNRHLRVGGRLVFDVFQVDPSRIDNPAYTKETEEFAEVILSDGRSFRRSHRTIAFHRAEQYNDIELIFYVTHPDGRTERLVQAFPFRYFFRYEVEHLLARAGFEVIQLFGNFDKSELTNDSNDMIFVAKKCESTL; encoded by the coding sequence ATGGGAAATGCCAATGGAACAGAGGATGAAGGGATGAATAAATTCGGCGGATATGACGACCCGTTATTTGCTGAGCTTTACGACTTCACACCTCCTTATAACGCGCGGCCGGACATAGATTTCTATCTAAACCTTGCAGGTTCTATAGAAGGCAAGATTCTGGAACTGGGCTGCGGCACGGGAAGGATACTGATACCCTCCGCGGTGGCAGGCTGCCGAATCGTCGGGCTAGACAATTCTGAGTTCATGGTGGCAAGGTGCCGTGAAAAGCTGCAAAGCCAGCCCAAGGAAGTACAGGGGCGCGTTCAGCTTGTTAACGGCAGTATGACCGACTTCGAATTGGGGAAAATGTTTGCACTAGTGACAGCACCTTTCCGGGCTTTTCAGCACCTCATTTCCATCGAGGAGCAGCTTAGTTGTCTGCGTTGCGTGAATCGTCATTTGCGGGTAGGTGGGAGACTTGTCTTTGATGTCTTTCAAGTCGACCCTTCAAGGATAGACAACCCAGCATATACAAAGGAGACTGAGGAGTTTGCAGAGGTAATACTGTCTGATGGCAGAAGCTTCCGTCGCTCCCACCGAACTATTGCTTTTCACAGAGCTGAACAATACAACGACATTGAATTGATTTTTTATGTGACCCATCCTGACGGGCGAACTGAGCGATTGGTTCAGGCGTTTCCCTTTCGATACTTCTTTCGGTACGAAGTGGAGCACCTTTTGGCACGAGCAGGTTTCGAGGTGATCCAGTTGTTCGGGAATTTTGATAAGTCGGAACTTACAAATGATTCCAACGATATGATTTTTGTTGCGAAGAAATGTGAGAGTACACTATGA
- a CDS encoding radical SAM protein, with amino-acid sequence MKLKQAKDPRKQASSQEHTKPRQKGTPVKTLSIPEPISGGLLLSYKCTSECKHCMYAGSPKWDADWISREDAEKILTQLSGKIKPSPYGPNKVGVNYGLHFTGGEPFLNFGLLLECTKIACGLQIPSTFVETNCHWCTSDEVTRNKLAQLKGNGLNGILISVNPFILEHVPFERTERALRISMEMFGNNTLVYQDFFYHQFSKLGIKNTLPFERYLDKAGLEGLYYAELLPTGRLLYKLGHLFKKYPARHFFAESCRQELERDWHVHVDNYGNYMTGYCGGISLGDAHDLSLLCQGIDLRNYPVLEALMTKMEGLFELGTKSGYRELPEGYISKCHLCTDIRKHLIQQPREFKELAPKKFYSQITSKSQ; translated from the coding sequence ATGAAACTGAAACAGGCCAAAGACCCAAGGAAGCAAGCCAGCTCTCAGGAACATACCAAGCCTCGGCAAAAAGGCACCCCGGTGAAAACATTGTCAATACCTGAGCCGATCTCTGGAGGTCTGCTACTTTCATACAAATGTACCAGCGAGTGCAAGCACTGTATGTATGCCGGGTCACCGAAATGGGATGCTGACTGGATTTCCAGAGAAGATGCAGAAAAGATTCTAACTCAACTATCAGGCAAGATTAAGCCCAGCCCCTACGGCCCAAACAAAGTCGGCGTAAACTATGGGCTTCACTTCACAGGCGGTGAACCATTCCTGAACTTTGGTCTCTTGCTAGAATGCACAAAAATCGCTTGTGGACTGCAAATCCCTTCAACTTTCGTGGAGACCAACTGTCACTGGTGCACGAGCGACGAAGTGACCAGGAACAAACTCGCGCAGTTAAAAGGCAATGGCCTGAATGGTATACTGATAAGCGTCAATCCCTTCATTCTTGAGCACGTCCCCTTTGAAAGAACAGAGAGAGCTCTGCGTATCAGTATGGAGATGTTTGGAAATAATACATTGGTTTACCAAGATTTCTTTTATCACCAGTTCAGCAAGCTCGGTATCAAGAATACCCTCCCCTTTGAAAGATATCTGGATAAGGCAGGTCTGGAAGGCCTATACTATGCTGAGTTACTCCCGACGGGGAGATTGCTATACAAGCTTGGACATCTGTTCAAAAAATACCCGGCAAGGCATTTCTTTGCTGAATCCTGTCGACAAGAGCTGGAGCGCGACTGGCATGTTCACGTTGACAATTACGGCAACTACATGACCGGATATTGTGGAGGCATTTCCCTGGGTGATGCGCATGATCTGAGCTTACTCTGTCAGGGGATAGATTTGCGTAACTATCCGGTCTTGGAAGCCCTCATGACAAAAATGGAAGGACTTTTTGAACTCGGGACAAAATCTGGTTACAGAGAATTACCAGAGGGTTACATTTCTAAATGCCATCTCTGCACAGACATTCGCAAACACCTCATTCAGCAACCCAGGGAATTCAAAGAGCTTGCCCCGAAGAAATTCTATTCCCAAATTACAAGCAAATCACAATAA
- a CDS encoding spermidine synthase, with the protein MPFIPVSETRITLHRSVTEDGEIALRQLTSPQGNLHFEVVVNGTFLFSTYNRDSERALARLAVYPVLTLRRPLHVLIGGLGIGYTLGAVLEYKEVCSVTVVEKEKTIVDWCKTYFGPYNGRSIEDPRVSIAVGDFLSFIRNTRIAYDSMCLDLDNGPDWLVWEENRVLYEESGLNQIKNVLKSGGCLGIWSSSRANLFEDRLRRVFKNASVHTISTTEMGKEVEYHIYTATRQH; encoded by the coding sequence ATCCCTTTCATTCCAGTGAGCGAGACCCGAATAACTCTCCACAGGAGCGTGACTGAGGATGGCGAGATCGCCCTGCGCCAGCTCACCAGTCCACAGGGCAATTTGCACTTCGAGGTGGTGGTTAATGGCACGTTCCTCTTTTCCACATACAATCGTGATTCTGAGAGGGCTCTTGCAAGGCTGGCAGTCTATCCCGTTCTGACTTTGAGGCGACCACTTCATGTTCTCATTGGCGGTCTGGGAATAGGATACACTCTTGGGGCAGTACTGGAATACAAAGAGGTTTGTTCCGTGACGGTAGTGGAGAAAGAGAAGACGATAGTAGACTGGTGCAAGACTTACTTTGGGCCCTACAACGGCAGGTCCATTGAAGACCCAAGAGTCAGTATTGCGGTTGGCGATTTCTTGAGCTTCATAAGGAACACCAGAATAGCCTATGATTCTATGTGCCTTGACCTGGATAATGGACCCGACTGGCTGGTCTGGGAAGAAAATAGAGTATTGTACGAGGAGTCTGGACTGAATCAGATTAAGAATGTGCTGAAGTCCGGCGGCTGTCTGGGAATCTGGTCATCAAGCAGAGCAAACCTGTTCGAGGATAGACTGAGACGCGTATTCAAAAATGCCTCGGTTCATACGATAAGCACCACAGAAATGGGGAAAGAGGTCGAGTACCACATCTATACAGCTACCAGGCAACACTGA
- a CDS encoding rhomboid family intramembrane serine protease, whose amino-acid sequence MFFPLSTEKKTVQRWPIVTATITIICLLLLIVTNTVMALQRREILELWMKKFGIESKYMFDEGLGAISSKEAYDKFEERMRAGEIIDKDSREYKIWEEVDSEYRKKSTSTIFHVLGFIPSKFWRVHTLFTSVLVHGGVVHFLGNMWFLWLLGCNIEDIWGRRNFLLFFFAAGIVATFLHSLINFGSEVPTIGASGAIAGVMGAFMIRNYKTKIKFFYFLYPHPALMGTVLVPAWVAMGLYLLFDLFYGVVSFGRATGTAYWAHVGGFVAGIGTAVAFKAKGIEEKYITPKLEEGIEAVKVSPLMDRAFKEREKGNFEKAVELLEQLTSQQPENVDAYREMANIHTTINNPDKAADAFTKVIQLSLKKGEQEAALNTYYEMKVRNIPLPLGPDDLYGLAGALYRKGRVEEALQMYQQLIKKFPDSTVASKGVLKCATVFGERNQHELAMSAYQYLLSRYPDIEWKDMVVSEIESLKRKMSKENK is encoded by the coding sequence ATGTTTTTTCCCCTCTCAACTGAAAAAAAGACGGTCCAGAGATGGCCTATTGTGACCGCCACAATCACGATAATCTGTCTACTTCTGCTTATCGTCACCAATACCGTCATGGCCCTTCAAAGGAGAGAGATCCTTGAACTGTGGATGAAGAAGTTTGGGATAGAGAGCAAGTACATGTTTGACGAAGGCCTCGGTGCAATATCCAGCAAAGAGGCGTACGACAAGTTTGAGGAGAGAATGAGAGCTGGTGAGATCATTGACAAAGACAGCAGAGAATACAAAATCTGGGAAGAGGTGGACTCTGAATACCGAAAAAAATCTACAAGTACCATCTTCCACGTTCTTGGGTTCATCCCTTCTAAATTCTGGAGAGTCCATACTCTCTTCACCTCAGTCCTTGTGCACGGTGGAGTTGTTCATTTCCTTGGTAACATGTGGTTTCTGTGGCTTCTGGGGTGCAATATCGAAGACATCTGGGGGAGACGGAATTTTCTGTTGTTTTTCTTTGCAGCGGGCATTGTGGCCACTTTTTTACACAGCCTGATAAACTTCGGCTCTGAAGTCCCCACTATTGGCGCATCCGGCGCAATTGCCGGAGTCATGGGCGCATTTATGATTAGAAACTACAAGACGAAAATAAAGTTCTTTTACTTCCTGTACCCACACCCTGCCCTTATGGGAACTGTTCTGGTTCCAGCGTGGGTAGCCATGGGGCTCTATCTCTTATTCGATTTGTTCTACGGGGTCGTCAGTTTTGGCCGTGCGACAGGAACCGCATATTGGGCACACGTGGGTGGATTCGTGGCAGGTATCGGAACGGCAGTGGCATTTAAAGCAAAAGGGATTGAGGAGAAGTACATAACCCCAAAACTGGAAGAGGGAATTGAAGCGGTCAAGGTTTCTCCTCTGATGGACCGGGCCTTCAAAGAAAGAGAAAAGGGGAATTTTGAGAAGGCCGTGGAGCTCCTGGAGCAATTAACTTCTCAACAACCAGAAAATGTAGACGCCTATAGAGAAATGGCAAACATCCACACTACTATCAACAACCCGGACAAGGCAGCGGACGCATTCACCAAGGTAATTCAATTGTCGCTCAAGAAAGGCGAACAAGAAGCCGCTTTGAACACATACTATGAGATGAAAGTGCGCAATATTCCGCTGCCCTTGGGGCCGGATGACCTTTACGGTCTTGCTGGCGCTCTATACAGGAAGGGAAGAGTGGAGGAGGCGCTTCAGATGTATCAACAATTGATAAAGAAATTCCCGGACAGCACCGTAGCATCAAAGGGCGTTCTTAAGTGTGCAACAGTATTTGGTGAGAGGAACCAGCACGAATTAGCCATGTCAGCCTACCAGTATCTCTTATCCAGATATCCTGACATCGAATGGAAGGACATGGTTGTATCGGAGATAGAAAGCCTGAAAAGAAAAATGTCCAAGGAAAATAAGTAG
- a CDS encoding ABC transporter ATP-binding protein, translating into MKRLLGYTKPYKRLIAFAVLLLLFATAFDLSLPYISKVTIDRYIIPYARMLTLAGRDSELEKKILTDYSGTLIKIEGNRYMVQSTSFKDYDRRDLKRLERDDYLMPKRYYMLSENETKGDILAIIEEHSDLFHTAEGYRYIALDDMSKIPGKELWVLRSSDLKGVRFMAMLFLGILILSFLSNFSQVYLIQYTGQKFMFDLRMRLFSHLQTLSVSFFDKNPVGRLVTRVSNDVEVLSEMFSSVLITFFKDIFMLVGIVIILLRLNVRLALVSFTLIPLIVYVTMYFRIKARDAFRSVRLRLAKINVSLQENISGMRVVQMFVREKENYKRFSRINHDYFLANMRQIVIFATFRPLIEIISASAVALIIWYGGGQVIMEAISLGTLVAFLSYVQMFFRPIRDLSEKFNTLQAAMASSERIFLLMDTKNTILEPGEPVELGKIDGKVEFKNVWFSYDTEYVLRDVTFEVRPGESVAIVGATGAGKTSIINLLERFYEVKKGTILIDGVDIRKMRKSDLRSNIGLVMQDVFLFAGDIQGNVRLGNSSISDEKVRRATEYANASGFIKKLDGGYSAEVKERGVTLSAGQRQLLSFARALAFDPSILVLDEATSNIDTETEVLIQDALQRLMKGRTSIIIAHRLSTIQRVNRIIVLHKGEIVEEGTHQELLKKRGIYYRLYQLQYKK; encoded by the coding sequence ATGAAAAGGCTACTCGGCTACACCAAACCATACAAACGGCTGATAGCATTTGCCGTACTTCTGCTTCTCTTTGCCACAGCTTTTGACCTTTCGCTTCCGTACATCAGCAAGGTAACCATAGACCGGTATATCATCCCCTATGCGAGAATGTTGACGCTTGCAGGTCGGGATTCAGAACTTGAAAAGAAGATACTTACAGACTATTCCGGGACGCTCATAAAAATAGAAGGAAACAGATACATGGTTCAATCCACATCTTTCAAGGATTATGACCGTCGAGACCTCAAACGGTTGGAGCGGGACGACTATTTGATGCCGAAGAGATACTACATGCTTTCCGAAAACGAGACAAAGGGCGATATCCTTGCGATCATCGAAGAACATTCCGACCTCTTCCACACAGCGGAAGGATACAGGTACATAGCCCTGGACGACATGTCAAAAATCCCTGGAAAAGAGCTTTGGGTCTTAAGAAGCAGTGACCTCAAAGGCGTGCGGTTCATGGCGATGCTCTTCCTGGGAATACTAATCCTCAGTTTCCTATCCAACTTCAGCCAGGTCTATCTTATTCAATATACGGGCCAGAAGTTCATGTTCGATCTCAGAATGAGGCTTTTCTCCCACCTCCAGACATTATCTGTCTCTTTCTTTGACAAGAATCCCGTGGGCAGACTCGTTACAAGAGTGAGCAATGATGTCGAGGTCCTGAGTGAGATGTTCAGTTCTGTTCTTATCACCTTCTTCAAAGACATCTTCATGCTTGTTGGCATAGTGATAATCCTGCTCAGGTTGAACGTACGGCTTGCCCTCGTATCCTTCACTCTCATACCACTAATAGTCTATGTGACTATGTACTTCAGAATAAAGGCAAGAGACGCCTTCAGGTCGGTGAGACTCAGGCTAGCCAAGATCAACGTCTCCCTGCAAGAAAATATCTCAGGGATGAGAGTAGTCCAGATGTTTGTAAGGGAGAAGGAAAACTATAAGAGATTCTCCAGGATAAACCATGACTACTTCCTTGCGAACATGAGGCAGATAGTGATCTTTGCCACATTCAGGCCGCTCATAGAGATAATAAGTGCTTCAGCCGTGGCGCTCATCATCTGGTATGGCGGCGGTCAGGTGATAATGGAGGCAATAAGCCTGGGAACTCTCGTCGCGTTTCTCTCTTACGTCCAGATGTTCTTCAGACCGATAAGAGACCTGAGCGAGAAGTTCAACACCCTCCAGGCGGCGATGGCCTCATCTGAGCGCATCTTCCTTCTTATGGATACCAAAAATACCATCCTTGAGCCTGGTGAACCTGTCGAATTGGGGAAAATTGATGGCAAAGTAGAGTTCAAAAACGTCTGGTTCTCTTATGACACAGAATACGTGCTCAGGGATGTTACCTTTGAGGTAAGGCCGGGGGAAAGCGTGGCCATAGTAGGCGCCACCGGGGCAGGCAAGACATCCATAATCAATCTGCTGGAGCGCTTCTATGAAGTCAAGAAGGGAACCATATTGATAGACGGTGTAGACATAAGAAAAATGCGAAAATCGGACTTGCGTTCCAACATTGGTCTTGTCATGCAGGACGTCTTCCTCTTTGCCGGAGACATACAAGGGAATGTCCGGCTTGGCAACAGCTCCATCAGCGACGAGAAGGTCAGAAGAGCAACCGAGTACGCGAATGCCTCAGGCTTCATCAAGAAGCTCGATGGCGGCTACTCGGCGGAGGTGAAAGAGAGAGGCGTCACACTCTCAGCCGGTCAAAGACAACTCCTCTCTTTCGCCAGGGCTCTCGCTTTCGATCCCTCAATACTTGTGTTGGATGAAGCAACTTCAAACATTGACACTGAGACTGAGGTTCTAATACAGGATGCACTTCAACGCTTGATGAAAGGAAGAACTTCGATTATAATTGCCCATAGGCTCTCTACAATTCAGAGGGTAAACAGAATAATTGTGCTGCACAAGGGCGAGATTGTAGAAGAGGGTACACATCAGGAATTGCTGAAGAAAAGAGGCATCTACTACAGGCTCTATCAGTTGCAGTATAAGAAGTAG